The following are encoded together in the Phaseolus vulgaris cultivar G19833 chromosome 9, P. vulgaris v2.0, whole genome shotgun sequence genome:
- the LOC137821602 gene encoding dof zinc finger protein DOF5.6-like: MGLSSLHVCMDSSDHWLQGTIHEESGMDSSSSPSGDMLTCSRPMLERRLRPPHDQALKCPRCESTHTKFCYYNNYSLSQPRYFCKTCRRYWTKGGTLRNIPVGGGCRKNKKVSAKKSNDHQLVNNQISQTQPPPYHHNSKDLQLSFPDVQFSHLSNLLGSNAGALGNPSFMEGKYGIGMIENPRPIDFMMESKLEGIIGSSSSRNFDFFGNSDMGMGGGLGDMNGTAQNGLPPNFHGLCSPAFGGMSMSLDGNNTSNGANNYLMDSCQRLMLPYDANEDHNASMDVKPNPKQLLSLEWQDQGCSDAGKDSFGYLNGPGSWTGMMNGYGSSTTNPLV, encoded by the exons ATGGGTTTATCTTCTTTGCACGTCTGCATGGATTCATCAGATCATTGGTTGCAG GGCACAATTCACGAGGAGTCTGGAATggattcttcttcttcaccctCTGGGGACATGCTTACATGCTCAAGGCCCATGCTAGAGAGGAGGCTAAGACCCCCTCATGACCAAGCTCTAAAGTGCCCCAGGTGTGAGTCAACCCACACCAAGTTCTGCTACTACAACAACTACAGTCTCTCTCAGCCAAGGTACTTCTGCAAGACCTGCAGAAGGTACTGGACCAAAGGAGGCACTCTTAGGAACATTCCTGTTGGTGGAGGGTGCAGAAAGAACAAGAAAGTCTCTGCCAAAAAATCCAATGACCACCAATTAGTTAACAATCAAATTAGCCAAACACAACCCCCACCCTACCATCACAACTCCAAGGACCTTCAACTCTCTTTTCCAGATGTACAATTTTCCCACCTCAGCAACTTGCTTGGGAGCAATGCAGGGGCACTGGGAAACCCTAGCTTCATGGAGGGCAAGTATGGTATTGGCATGATTGAGAACCCTAGGCCAATTGACTTCATGATGGAGAGCAAGTTGGAGGGCATAATTGGGAGTAGTAGTTCTaggaattttgatttttttggaAATAGTGATATGGGTATGGGTGGTGGGCTAGGAGATATGAATGGTACTGCTCAAAATGGGTTGCCACCAAATTTTCATGGTCTTTGCTCCCCAGCCTTTGGTGGCATGTCTATGTCCCTTGACGGCAACAACACCAGCAATGGTGCTAATAACTACTTAATGGACTCTTGCCAACGCTTGATGCTGCCTTATGATGCCAATGAGGACCATAATGCCTCAATGGATGTGAAGCCAAACCCTAAGCAACTATTGTCCCTCGAATGGCAAGACCAGGGTTGCTCTGATGCAGGCAAAGACTCATTTGGATATCTGAACGGTCCAGGATCATGGACTGGCATGATGAACGGCTATGGATCTTCCACCACAAACCCTTTGGTCTAA
- the LOC137822774 gene encoding serine/threonine-protein kinase ATM-like, with protein sequence MAKVTSRDVQEIVEKLSSDKVKAREEGIKLLNTWLEGERSYNFCKFIGLNTAKLRPDEIPHTETWPFLVSLLIKSASAEISSSKRRNPKVIYAKTLRIVVQRAEDGKCSGQSEVV encoded by the exons ATGGCGAAAGTCACTTCCAGAGACGTTCAAGAGATTGTGGAAAAACTCTCATCTGATAAAGTCAAAGCTCGCGAA GAAGGGATTAAGTTGTTAAACACTTGGTTAGAAGGAGAAAGGTCATATAACTTCTGTAAATTTATTGGACTGAATACTGCAAAGCTTAGACCAGATGAAATTCCTCACA CTGAAACATGGCCTTTTCTTGTTTCTTTACTTATTAAATCTGCATCAGCGGAAATATCCTCAAGTAAGCGGAGAAATCCAAAAGTGATATATGCGAAGACTCTTAGAATTGTTGTTCAACGTGCAGAGGATGGCAAGTGTTCAGGTCAGTCGGAGGTAGTTTAG
- the LOC137822348 gene encoding serine/threonine-protein kinase ATM-like: MNVIGIKFFGFVLDIITGSKNLVLGLQFAMNGEPKNATQRVETSLSGKILAIVLPRRSLRYILTLHSLLKYPPGDYPDNVRENIVKGFVRICSFIRDESKIARKLVECINTYLLNDGPNLGLLLLEIHNALQQFVFHCWLTTHDRVLKDSLVFYARIQLSLMRGAADRCLLVEQLLDVICKDLDQGSMSSTSMLRGDGNKDDKLGALSSSQCGLVELAAVLFYRACLNTTRSSLSEKRVKREPAAMILREALMQGNYDLMKDLWCRNAAFCCLTRNFHTRICKDLFLYWFEGICMSFERIMNSSNVDRIYDGLLWTLRSLLELSSVLLLPNSRMELSAVSSSGFKEFVKGWQLLWSTIVHGLPIISNINALVDAALLLLSNITSNDFVNTSVIPQDVWDLQIFKRPNSM, translated from the exons ATGAACGTCATTGGAATAAAGTTTTTTGGATTTGTTCTCGACATCATAACAGGTAGTAAAAATTTGGTATTGGGGTTGCAATTTGCCATGAATGGAGAACCAAAGAACGCTACTCAAAGAG TTGAAACCAGCTTGAGTGGAAAAATATTAGCAATTGTACTTCCAAGGAGGAGTCTCCGTTATATCTTGACGCTTCATTCTCTTTTAAAATATCCCCCTGGGGACTACCCTGATAACGTAAGAGAAAACATTGTGAAGGGTTTTGTTAGAATATGTTCATTCATCAG GGATGAGAGCAAGATAGCACGCAAACTTGTTGAGTgtataaatacatatttattaaatgatGGTCCAAATTTAGGCTTACTGTTGCTTGAAATTCATAATGCCCTGCAACAGTTTGTGTTCCACTGTTGGCTGACAACACATGATCGCGTTCTTAAG GATTCACTTGTGTTCTATGCAAGGATACAGTTGAGTTTAATGAGAGGTGCTGCTGATAGATGCTTATTGGTAGAACAGCTTTTGGATGTGATTTGTAAGGATCTTGACCAAGGTAGCATGTCTAGTACTTCAATGCTGCG GGGTGATGGAAATAAAGATGATAAATTAGGAGCTCTGAGTAGCTCACAATGTGGATTGGTGGAACTTGCAGCAGTTCTATTTTATAGG GCATGCCTCAATACAACCAGATCTTCATTAAGTGAAAAACGGGTTAAGAGGGAGCCTGCTGCTATGATCCTGAGGGAGGCACTCATGCAAGGCAACTATG ATCTGATGAAGGATCTATGGTGTAGGAATGCTGCATTTTGTTGCCTGACTCGCAACTTCCATACCCGCATTTGCAAAGATCTGTTTCTCTACTGGTTTGAAGGCATATGTATGAGCTTTGAAAG AATCATGAATTCCTCAAATGTTGATCGTATCTATGATGGATTGTTGTGGACTCTGAG GAGTTTGCTGGAACTTTCTTCTGTTCTGTTGCTTCCAAATTCAAGGATGGAGTTATCTGCAGTGTCGTCTTCTGGCTTTAAAGAG TTTGTCAAGGGTTGGCAACTATTGTGGAGCACTATTGTGCATGGGTTACCGATTATTAGCAATATAAATGCTCTT GTGGATGCTGCTTTGCTGCTGCTTAGTAATATAACCTCAAAT GATTTTGTGAATACAAGTGTGATACCTCAAGATGTGTGGGATCTTCAGATTTTCAAACGACCAAATTCAATGTAA